A genomic window from Streptomyces sp. MST-110588 includes:
- a CDS encoding SDR family oxidoreductase has translation MEQFTDRKRLTTMQRFTNKTALITGGSSGMGFATARRLLDEGAYVVITGRDQARLDSAVKRLDAEPERLLAVRADSASPADLDQLMRRIETWRGSLDVVFANAGVGIFMPSGEMTEADVDQVIDVNFKGTFFTITKAVRLMREGGAVVINSSWTQYRGLAIASVYAATKAAVHSLARTMGAEFAPRGIRVNSVSPGYIDTEMYRDVNPDRSVDAQIAAAVPLEAIGHADEVAAAVAFLASDDASYVTGQDLVVDGGLVGSVPVTAEGQGPR, from the coding sequence ATGGAGCAATTCACCGACAGGAAGCGGTTGACGACCATGCAGCGGTTCACGAACAAGACGGCTCTGATCACCGGCGGCAGCAGCGGGATGGGCTTCGCCACCGCCCGCAGGCTCCTGGACGAGGGCGCGTACGTCGTCATCACCGGCCGCGACCAGGCGCGGCTGGACTCCGCCGTCAAACGGCTGGACGCCGAGCCCGAGCGGCTCCTCGCCGTACGCGCCGACTCCGCCTCCCCGGCCGACCTCGACCAGCTCATGCGGCGGATCGAGACCTGGCGCGGCAGCCTGGACGTGGTGTTCGCCAACGCGGGCGTCGGGATCTTCATGCCGAGCGGCGAGATGACCGAGGCCGACGTCGACCAGGTCATCGACGTCAACTTCAAGGGCACCTTCTTCACCATCACCAAGGCGGTACGGCTCATGCGGGAGGGCGGCGCCGTCGTCATCAACTCCTCCTGGACGCAGTACCGCGGGCTCGCCATCGCCTCCGTCTACGCCGCCACCAAGGCCGCCGTGCACAGCCTGGCCCGCACGATGGGCGCCGAGTTCGCACCGCGCGGGATACGGGTCAACTCGGTCAGCCCCGGCTACATCGACACGGAGATGTACCGGGACGTCAACCCGGACCGCTCCGTGGACGCCCAGATAGCGGCGGCGGTGCCGCTGGAGGCGATCGGCCACGCGGACGAGGTGGCGGCGGCGGTGGCCTTCCTGGCCTCGGACGACGCCTCGTACGTCACCGGGCAGGACCTGGTCGTGGACGGCGGCCTGGTCGGGTCCGTACCGGTGACGGCGGAAGGCCAGGGCCCCCGATGA
- the rpsR gene encoding 30S ribosomal protein S18, with translation MARRHDPRRTPVYRPNPLDAAGVTYIDYKDTELLRKFLSDRGKIRSRRVTHVTARQQRQLARAIKNAREMALLPYGSR, from the coding sequence ATGGCCCGTCGCCACGATCCTCGCCGTACGCCCGTGTACCGTCCCAACCCGCTGGACGCGGCGGGGGTCACGTACATCGATTACAAGGACACCGAGCTGCTGCGGAAGTTTCTTTCCGACCGGGGCAAGATCCGCAGCCGCCGGGTGACGCATGTCACCGCGCGTCAGCAGCGGCAGCTTGCCCGGGCGATCAAGAATGCCCGGGAAATGGCGCTGCTGCCGTACGGATCCAGGTGA
- the rpmB gene encoding 50S ribosomal protein L28 translates to MSAHCQLTGREPGFGKTVSHSHRRTSRRFDPNIQRRRYWLPSEGRTVRLTLSAKGIKTVDTIGIEAAVARIRARGGKV, encoded by the coding sequence TTGTCGGCCCACTGCCAGCTCACCGGACGCGAGCCCGGCTTCGGAAAGACCGTCTCCCACTCACACCGCCGCACGTCCCGGCGCTTCGACCCCAACATCCAGCGCCGGCGGTACTGGCTGCCGAGCGAGGGCCGCACCGTACGGCTGACGCTCAGCGCCAAGGGGATCAAGACCGTGGACACGATCGGGATCGAGGCGGCCGTCGCCCGGATCCGCGCACGCGGAGGAAAGGTCTGA
- a CDS encoding DUF397 domain-containing protein: protein MPHAFNGMAATDLHGVAWQKSRHSNSQGSCVEFAKLPGGEVAVRNSRFPDGPALIYTPAEVEAMILGVKDGEFDHLIRD from the coding sequence GTGCCCCACGCATTCAACGGCATGGCCGCGACGGACCTCCACGGGGTCGCGTGGCAGAAGAGCCGGCACAGCAATTCACAGGGCTCGTGCGTGGAGTTCGCCAAGCTGCCCGGCGGGGAGGTGGCGGTGCGCAATTCGCGGTTCCCGGACGGGCCGGCGCTCATCTACACCCCGGCCGAGGTCGAGGCGATGATCCTCGGGGTGAAGGACGGCGAGTTCGACCATCTCATACGGGACTGA
- a CDS encoding aldehyde dehydrogenase family protein, with protein sequence MSFFADLAYQYIDGRWCVGSGSWDIIDFNPYNQEKLASITVAGVEEVDRAYRAAERAQRDWAATNPYSRRLVFERVLRIVDEREEEIAEAIVAELGGTRLKAAYEVHLAKEFLREAIQQALRPEGRILPSPVDGKENRVYRLPVGVIGVISPFNFPFLVTLKSVAPALALGNAVVIKPNQNTPVVGGGLIAKIFEDAGLPAGLLNVLITDIAEIGDALIEHPVPKVISFAGSDKVGRHVAAVCAGHFKRVILELSGNSALIVLDDADIDYAVDAAVFSRFVYQGQVCMAANRILVDRRVEREFTEKFVAKVKTLRTGDPADPDVQIGPLINAFQAEALTALVEQALAEGAEALVRGRTEGNLVEPTVLAGLPAHSALHAQEIFGPVVLLVPFDGDEEAVRLANDTPYGLSGAVHTGNVERGARVAQRVETGMIHINDGTVHDEPLIAFGGEKYSGLGRLNGDSTVEAFTTQKWISIQHGRTSFPF encoded by the coding sequence ATGTCCTTCTTCGCCGACCTGGCCTACCAGTACATCGACGGCCGGTGGTGCGTCGGCAGCGGCTCGTGGGACATCATCGATTTCAACCCCTACAACCAGGAGAAGCTCGCCTCCATCACCGTCGCCGGTGTGGAAGAGGTGGACCGGGCGTACCGGGCCGCCGAGCGGGCACAGCGCGACTGGGCCGCCACGAACCCCTACAGCCGCCGGCTGGTCTTCGAACGCGTGCTGCGGATCGTCGACGAGCGTGAGGAGGAGATCGCCGAGGCGATCGTGGCCGAGCTGGGCGGTACGCGCCTGAAGGCCGCGTACGAGGTCCACCTCGCCAAGGAGTTCCTGCGGGAGGCGATACAGCAGGCGCTGCGCCCCGAGGGCCGTATCCTCCCCTCCCCGGTCGACGGCAAGGAGAACCGCGTCTACCGCCTGCCGGTCGGCGTCATCGGCGTCATCAGCCCCTTCAACTTCCCCTTCCTGGTGACGCTGAAGTCGGTGGCCCCGGCGCTGGCGCTGGGCAACGCCGTGGTGATCAAGCCCAACCAGAACACCCCGGTCGTCGGCGGCGGACTGATCGCCAAGATCTTCGAGGACGCCGGTCTCCCGGCCGGCCTGCTGAACGTACTGATCACCGATATCGCCGAGATAGGTGACGCGCTCATAGAGCACCCGGTGCCCAAGGTGATCTCCTTCGCCGGCTCGGACAAGGTCGGCAGACATGTCGCCGCCGTGTGCGCCGGCCACTTCAAGCGCGTGATCCTGGAACTGAGCGGCAACAGCGCGCTGATCGTCCTGGACGACGCCGACATCGACTACGCCGTCGACGCCGCCGTCTTCAGCCGCTTCGTGTACCAGGGCCAGGTCTGTATGGCGGCCAACCGCATCCTGGTCGACCGCCGGGTGGAGCGGGAGTTCACCGAGAAGTTCGTGGCCAAGGTCAAGACGCTGCGCACCGGCGACCCCGCCGACCCGGACGTCCAGATCGGCCCGCTGATCAACGCCTTCCAGGCCGAGGCGCTGACGGCGCTGGTCGAGCAGGCCCTCGCGGAGGGCGCCGAGGCGCTCGTACGGGGCCGTACGGAAGGCAACCTGGTCGAACCGACCGTCCTGGCCGGCCTGCCCGCGCACTCCGCCCTGCACGCTCAGGAGATCTTCGGCCCGGTGGTGCTGCTGGTCCCCTTCGACGGCGACGAGGAGGCCGTACGGCTCGCCAACGACACTCCGTACGGGCTGAGCGGCGCGGTACACACCGGCAACGTCGAGCGCGGCGCGCGGGTCGCCCAGCGCGTCGAGACCGGCATGATCCACATCAATGACGGCACGGTGCACGACGAGCCGCTGATCGCCTTCGGGGGCGAGAAGTACTCGGGCCTGGGGCGGCTGAACGGGGACTCCACGGTCGAGGCGTTCACCACCCAGAAGTGGATCTCCATCCAGCACGGCCGTACTTCGTTCCCCTTCTGA
- a CDS encoding ATP-binding protein: MGTRGLTMLKPLWQGLPPGDPMTLSGSASCPLQPRYESVRGARQFTRETLRSWDLDELFDGVALVVSELVTNALRHADTAGAGADGGTGGRTGGAGAACGEAGAGAGEAGTAGGEAPAARLHLMRWSSRLICAVRDSSDASPVAAEADDTAESGRGLHLVDSFSDSWGWHPLAGEPHGKVVWALFRLP; the protein is encoded by the coding sequence ATGGGGACCAGGGGATTGACCATGCTCAAGCCGTTGTGGCAGGGCCTTCCTCCCGGCGACCCCATGACCCTCTCAGGATCCGCCTCCTGCCCTTTGCAGCCACGGTACGAGTCGGTGCGCGGCGCCCGGCAGTTCACCCGCGAGACGCTGCGGAGCTGGGACCTGGACGAACTGTTCGACGGAGTCGCCCTGGTCGTCTCCGAACTGGTCACCAACGCGCTGCGGCACGCGGACACGGCGGGGGCGGGAGCCGACGGGGGGACGGGGGGACGGACCGGCGGGGCGGGGGCAGCGTGCGGCGAGGCGGGTGCGGGAGCCGGTGAGGCGGGAACGGCGGGCGGCGAGGCGCCGGCCGCGCGGCTTCATCTCATGCGCTGGTCCTCGCGCCTCATATGTGCCGTACGGGATTCCAGTGACGCCTCCCCCGTGGCCGCGGAGGCGGACGACACCGCGGAATCGGGGCGCGGACTGCACCTGGTCGACTCCTTCAGCGACAGTTGGGGCTGGCACCCGCTGGCCGGGGAGCCGCACGGCAAGGTGGTCTGGGCACTGTTCCGGCTGCCGTAG
- the rpmG gene encoding 50S ribosomal protein L33: MARNELRPVIKLRSTAGTGYTYVTRKNRRNDPDRLELRKYDPVAGRHVTFREER, translated from the coding sequence ATGGCCCGCAACGAACTACGACCCGTGATCAAGCTCCGGTCCACGGCAGGCACCGGCTACACGTACGTGACCCGTAAGAACCGCCGGAACGACCCCGACCGCCTCGAACTGCGCAAGTACGACCCGGTCGCCGGCCGGCACGTCACCTTCCGAGAGGAGCGCTGA
- a CDS encoding helix-turn-helix transcriptional regulator: MDISRLPAEARARRRTEIREFLRSRRSRLTPADVGMPAGGGRRTPGLRREEVAVLAGVGVSWYTWLEQGREINVSAEVLDAVARVLRLDPAEREHLYLLAGLNPPRTPPADRRVPPELQRVIDGWLPRPAYVIDRHWNLVAFNRAAHVVCGFGRDDHNCLVTFFTSARNRISVTEWEDAARAIVGQFRADAARYPDDPWFGRLAGDLCAASPEFADIWARHDIGSAAQGVKPLRHPEAGELIFEYATLALPDLPGHRLLLYTPVPDSGTEERMAALLAVQEPVAG; this comes from the coding sequence ATGGACATCTCCAGGCTCCCCGCGGAGGCCCGGGCACGGCGCCGTACCGAAATACGTGAGTTCCTGCGGTCACGGAGGTCTCGGCTGACCCCGGCGGACGTGGGCATGCCGGCCGGCGGCGGTCGCCGCACCCCGGGGCTGCGCCGCGAGGAGGTGGCGGTCCTCGCGGGGGTCGGCGTCTCCTGGTACACCTGGCTCGAACAGGGCCGGGAGATCAATGTGTCGGCCGAGGTCCTGGATGCCGTCGCCAGGGTGCTGCGACTGGACCCCGCCGAACGCGAGCACCTGTACCTGCTGGCCGGGCTGAACCCGCCGCGCACCCCGCCCGCGGACCGCCGGGTCCCGCCCGAACTCCAGCGGGTCATCGACGGCTGGCTGCCGCGCCCCGCGTACGTCATCGACCGGCACTGGAATCTGGTGGCGTTCAACCGCGCCGCCCATGTGGTGTGCGGTTTCGGCCGGGACGACCACAACTGCCTGGTGACCTTCTTCACCAGCGCCCGGAACCGGATCTCGGTGACCGAGTGGGAGGACGCGGCGCGGGCGATCGTCGGACAGTTCCGGGCGGACGCCGCCCGCTACCCCGACGACCCCTGGTTCGGCCGGCTGGCCGGCGATCTGTGCGCCGCCAGCCCCGAGTTCGCCGACATCTGGGCCCGCCACGACATCGGCAGCGCGGCCCAGGGCGTCAAGCCGCTCCGGCACCCGGAGGCCGGAGAGCTGATCTTCGAGTACGCCACCTTGGCGCTGCCCGACCTCCCTGGGCACCGGCTGCTGCTCTACACCCCCGTACCGGACTCCGGTACCGAGGAGCGGATGGCGGCGCTGCTGGCCGTACAGGAGCCGGTCGCGGGCTGA
- a CDS encoding helix-turn-helix transcriptional regulator, whose protein sequence is MSASESSGSVVRRILLGSQLRRLRESRGITREAAGYSIRASESKISRMELGRVSFKARDVEDLLTLYGVSDEQERTALLALAREANVAGWWHNYGDVLPGWFQTYVGLEGAASLIRTYEVQFVHGLLQTEGYAHAVVRRGLPGAPAADIERRVALRLERQKLLVAERAPQLHCVLDEAALRRPYGDRATMRAQFQHLIDISERPNIRLQVMPFNFGGHAGESGAFTMLRFPESDLSDVVYLEQLTSALYLDKAEEVRQYGRVMARLQEDSPSPAASRDLLRGLLQLT, encoded by the coding sequence GTGTCCGCAAGTGAGTCGAGCGGGTCTGTGGTGCGGCGCATCCTGCTGGGTTCGCAGCTCAGGCGGCTGCGCGAATCCCGTGGGATAACCCGCGAGGCGGCCGGATACTCCATCCGCGCGTCCGAGTCGAAGATCAGCCGCATGGAGTTGGGCAGGGTGAGCTTCAAGGCACGGGACGTCGAGGACCTGCTCACCCTCTACGGTGTGAGCGACGAGCAGGAGCGCACCGCGCTGCTGGCGCTGGCCCGTGAGGCCAACGTCGCCGGCTGGTGGCACAACTACGGCGATGTGCTGCCCGGCTGGTTCCAGACCTATGTCGGCCTGGAGGGCGCCGCCTCCCTCATCCGTACCTACGAAGTGCAGTTCGTGCACGGTCTGCTGCAGACCGAGGGTTACGCCCACGCCGTCGTACGGCGCGGCCTGCCCGGTGCGCCCGCCGCCGACATCGAGCGCCGGGTCGCGCTCCGCCTGGAGCGCCAGAAGCTGCTGGTCGCCGAGCGCGCCCCGCAGCTCCACTGTGTCCTGGACGAGGCCGCGCTGCGCCGCCCGTACGGGGACCGCGCCACCATGCGTGCCCAGTTCCAGCACCTCATCGACATCTCCGAGCGTCCGAACATCCGCCTCCAGGTCATGCCGTTCAACTTCGGCGGCCACGCGGGCGAGAGCGGCGCCTTCACGATGCTGCGCTTCCCCGAGTCCGACCTCTCCGACGTCGTCTATCTCGAACAGCTCACCAGCGCCCTGTATTTGGACAAGGCGGAGGAGGTCAGGCAGTACGGGCGGGTGATGGCGCGGCTCCAGGAGGACAGCCCAAGTCCCGCCGCGTCCCGGGACCTTCTGCGCGGCCTGCTCCAACTGACGTGA
- a CDS encoding type B 50S ribosomal protein L31: MKPGIHPAYGPVVFRDRAAGFAFLTRSTATSDKTVRWEDGNTYPVIDVEISSASHPFYTGTARVLDTAGRVERFERRYGKHGTR; this comes from the coding sequence ATGAAGCCCGGAATCCACCCCGCCTACGGGCCGGTCGTCTTCCGCGACCGGGCCGCCGGCTTCGCCTTCCTCACCCGCTCCACCGCCACCAGCGACAAGACGGTCCGGTGGGAGGACGGCAACACCTACCCCGTCATCGACGTCGAGATCTCCTCGGCGAGCCACCCCTTCTACACAGGGACGGCGCGGGTACTGGACACCGCGGGCCGCGTCGAGCGGTTCGAACGCCGGTACGGGAAGCACGGGACCCGCTGA